A single Trichocoleus desertorum ATA4-8-CV12 DNA region contains:
- a CDS encoding HU family DNA-binding protein gives MNRAELVEILASKNDLSKTAANAVLETLIDTIQTAVKKGDAVQLVGFGTFKSAKRAARTGKNPSTGAALKIPASTVPKFVAGAKFKAVVDPKAAKRKADKAGK, from the coding sequence ATGAACCGCGCTGAACTCGTTGAAATCCTAGCTTCCAAGAATGATCTGTCCAAGACAGCAGCCAATGCAGTGCTGGAAACGCTGATCGACACCATCCAGACGGCCGTCAAGAAGGGCGACGCCGTGCAACTGGTGGGCTTTGGGACCTTCAAGTCCGCCAAGCGTGCAGCACGCACAGGCAAGAATCCATCGACCGGTGCAGCACTGAAGATCCCGGCGAGCACGGTGCCGAAGTTTGTGGCGGGTGCGAAGTTCAAGGCCGTTGTGGATCCCAAAGCTGCGAAGCGCAAGGCGGACAAGGCTGGGAAGTAA
- a CDS encoding MbcA/ParS/Xre antitoxin family protein, with translation MTHIDERLQVLTALVQRIVIESGNPKEFDASAWLQEWLAAPLPAFGCRSPSEVLQEPGGLALVQSTLLQIQKASFA, from the coding sequence ATGACACACATCGACGAGCGCCTGCAAGTGCTGACAGCCTTGGTGCAGCGGATCGTTATTGAGTCTGGCAATCCAAAAGAATTCGACGCAAGCGCCTGGCTGCAAGAGTGGCTGGCTGCGCCACTCCCAGCGTTCGGATGCCGCAGCCCGAGTGAAGTGCTGCAGGAGCCAGGAGGGCTTGCGTTGGTGCAATCGACATTGCTGCAAATCCAGAAAGCTAGCTTCGCCTAG
- a CDS encoding H-NS histone family protein — protein MAALSWHLLLGLRFEARRCLVQPGRFKEQKKKVAAKYYDPSSGATWSGRGKPPKWIDGKERDSFLIR, from the coding sequence ATGGCTGCTTTGTCATGGCACCTCCTATTGGGCCTCAGGTTTGAGGCTCGAAGGTGTCTAGTTCAGCCGGGGCGATTCAAAGAACAGAAAAAGAAGGTTGCAGCGAAGTACTACGACCCTTCTTCAGGGGCTACTTGGTCTGGTCGTGGGAAACCACCAAAGTGGATCGACGGAAAAGAACGCGATTCGTTTCTCATCCGTTGA